Proteins from a genomic interval of Spirochaetia bacterium 38H-sp:
- a CDS encoding LysM peptidoglycan-binding domain-containing protein, with protein MITLIFFALVAGNSFSENKKNPVFYRTKNVEKHKEDIYHHNWPKYYSINIPNHQLIQQEIKRLSQGYNKKDLELSIIHSEEYWHYIETMLVKYKAPWELIYLPIVESHYNIYAVSSSGATGLWQFMLNSIHPWMTINQWMDERRDFFKSTEAAIEKLLYNKEITGDWLLAVAAYNAGLGKISRIISSSSTRDYFQLTDNRLLPYQTQYYVARLIAVTYILSNKTKFDISIRWPDAVEWKSLETKKPIMLNLLAKACNIPTHELRKANAELILGISPPGHIIKIKKQYYETAKNIIENHNIPLMDIKIHTIKTGETLSKLSKDYGVPLSLIYLYNPDKDPRKIQIGSSIIIPLVGNKILDKKSSMPQNIVWTEHIVKNGETLWGISRLYSTKVEWISEANNIGINSIIKPGMNLKIPVPKVE; from the coding sequence TTGATAACTCTCATATTTTTTGCTCTTGTAGCAGGGAATTCCTTCTCGGAAAATAAAAAAAACCCTGTCTTTTATAGAACAAAAAATGTAGAAAAACATAAAGAAGATATATATCACCATAACTGGCCAAAATATTATAGTATCAATATCCCCAATCATCAGTTAATACAACAAGAAATAAAACGTTTGTCTCAAGGCTATAATAAAAAGGATTTAGAACTTAGCATAATACACTCAGAAGAATACTGGCATTATATAGAGACGATGCTTGTGAAATATAAAGCTCCATGGGAGCTAATATATCTTCCCATAGTAGAATCTCATTACAATATCTACGCAGTCTCATCATCTGGAGCAACAGGGCTATGGCAATTTATGCTCAATTCCATACATCCGTGGATGACAATCAACCAGTGGATGGACGAAAGAAGAGACTTCTTTAAATCTACAGAGGCGGCAATAGAAAAATTATTATACAATAAGGAAATAACAGGAGACTGGCTTCTTGCCGTAGCAGCTTACAATGCAGGATTGGGTAAGATAAGCAGAATAATAAGTTCTTCCTCAACAAGAGACTACTTTCAACTAACAGATAATAGACTTCTTCCGTACCAAACACAATATTATGTTGCAAGGCTTATTGCAGTAACCTATATCTTAAGCAACAAGACCAAATTTGACATAAGCATAAGATGGCCAGATGCCGTAGAGTGGAAAAGCTTGGAAACAAAAAAACCTATAATGCTCAATCTTCTTGCAAAAGCATGCAATATACCTACGCATGAGCTGAGAAAAGCTAATGCAGAACTTATTTTGGGTATAAGTCCACCAGGACACATAATAAAAATAAAAAAACAATACTATGAAACAGCAAAAAACATCATAGAAAACCATAATATCCCTCTTATGGATATAAAAATACACACTATAAAAACAGGAGAAACACTTTCAAAATTATCTAAAGATTATGGAGTACCTCTCTCGCTTATATATCTTTACAATCCAGACAAAGACCCAAGAAAAATACAGATTGGAAGTAGCATAATAATACCTTTAGTAGGGAATAAAATCTTGGATAAAAAATCATCAATGCCCCAAAATATTGTTTGGACAGAACATATTGTTAAAAATGGGGAAACTCTATGGGGAATATCCAGATTATACTCAACCAAAGTAGAATGGATAAGCGAAGCAAACAATATAGGCATAAATTCAATAATAAAACCCGGCATGAACCTCAAGATACCTGTACCAAAAGTCGAATAA
- a CDS encoding M20 family metallo-hydrolase: MSAEKIKAYIKSRKSDMIELQKLLTAIPALAPDIGGKGEWQKAEALIAWLDENLISVAKDKGYNATISVIEVPDQRAERGSRPSVICSIDNIDKDNNSSSFWIMTHLDVVPPGEYSLWETDPFSAVVKDGKIYGRGTEDNQQSLVSSIFAALAILELDLELTCSLKLLFVADEEFGNEYGIIALLEQHGELFKEGDVFLVPDGGLPDSSMIEVAEKSLMWLKFTTRGVQCHASRPDLGKNAFVAGSELVVRLASLGEIFSTTNELFTPPFSTFVPSKKMANVPNINTVPGEDVFYVDCRILPEVDLDEVYSKIESICKEVEKKYGVEINIETVHRITSLPTPSDGKLVKALEEAIGEVYGIRAKPMGIGGGTVAAPLRNKGFEAVVWSTVGEMAHQPNEYCLIDNMLRDAEVMALLVSRCHR; the protein is encoded by the coding sequence ATGAGTGCTGAAAAAATAAAAGCCTATATAAAATCCAGAAAGTCCGATATGATAGAGCTTCAGAAGCTTCTTACAGCAATTCCTGCTCTTGCTCCTGATATAGGAGGCAAGGGAGAGTGGCAGAAAGCAGAAGCTCTGATTGCTTGGCTTGACGAAAACCTCATATCTGTTGCAAAAGATAAAGGATACAATGCAACCATCTCTGTTATAGAGGTTCCTGACCAAAGAGCAGAGAGAGGCTCCAGGCCTTCTGTAATCTGTTCTATAGATAATATAGATAAAGATAATAATTCTTCTTCTTTTTGGATTATGACTCATCTTGATGTTGTTCCTCCCGGGGAATATTCTCTGTGGGAAACAGACCCTTTTTCTGCTGTTGTTAAAGATGGCAAGATATATGGAAGAGGGACAGAGGATAATCAGCAGTCTTTGGTAAGCAGCATTTTTGCAGCGCTTGCTATACTTGAGCTTGATTTGGAGCTGACTTGTTCTCTTAAGCTTCTTTTTGTAGCTGATGAAGAATTTGGCAATGAGTATGGAATAATTGCACTACTCGAGCAGCATGGAGAACTGTTTAAAGAAGGGGATGTCTTTCTGGTTCCTGATGGAGGTTTGCCTGACAGCTCTATGATAGAGGTTGCAGAAAAAAGCCTTATGTGGCTTAAGTTTACAACAAGGGGAGTTCAGTGCCATGCTTCTAGGCCTGATTTGGGTAAGAACGCATTTGTTGCCGGTTCCGAGCTTGTTGTGAGGCTTGCTTCTCTTGGTGAGATTTTTTCTACTACCAATGAGCTGTTTACTCCACCTTTTTCTACTTTTGTTCCATCCAAGAAAATGGCAAATGTTCCCAATATCAATACGGTTCCAGGAGAAGATGTTTTCTATGTGGATTGCAGAATACTTCCTGAGGTTGATCTAGACGAAGTCTATTCTAAGATAGAGTCTATCTGTAAGGAGGTCGAGAAAAAATATGGAGTGGAGATTAATATAGAGACTGTACATAGGATAACCTCTCTCCCTACCCCTTCTGATGGCAAGCTTGTAAAAGCTCTTGAAGAGGCAATAGGTGAAGTCTATGGTATAAGAGCAAAACCTATGGGAATAGGTGGTGGGACTGTTGCAGCTCCACTGCGTAATAAAGGCTTTGAAGCTGTTGTGTGGTCTACTGTTGGAGAAATGGCACATCAACCCAATGAGTATTGTCTCATTGATAATATGCTTAGAGATGCGGAAGTCATGGCTCTTCTTGTATCACGTTGTCACAGATAA